In Vibrio tritonius, the following are encoded in one genomic region:
- the fabR gene encoding HTH-type transcriptional repressor FabR codes for MKSTGIRAQQKEKTRRSLIDAAFSQLSAERSFSNLSLREVAREAGIAPTSFYRHFKDMDELGLTMVDEGGLLLRQLMRQARQRIVKEGSVIRTSVETFMEFISNSPNVFRLLLRERSGTSAEFRAAVAREIQHFSAELAEYLVVMGMHRSEAETQAQASVTLVFSSGAEALDLNRQEREELAIRLIRQLRMIAKGAHWYRKEREHNLVKDEKNVDAK; via the coding sequence ATGAAATCCACAGGAATCCGCGCCCAGCAAAAAGAAAAGACTCGTCGTTCGCTTATTGACGCGGCATTTAGTCAATTGAGCGCCGAGAGAAGTTTCTCGAATTTAAGTCTTCGAGAGGTTGCTCGAGAAGCCGGAATTGCACCGACTTCATTTTATCGTCACTTTAAAGATATGGACGAATTGGGTTTAACTATGGTTGATGAAGGTGGTTTACTGCTGCGTCAACTTATGCGCCAAGCTCGCCAACGGATTGTGAAAGAAGGCAGTGTGATTCGCACATCGGTTGAAACTTTCATGGAGTTTATCTCTAATAGTCCAAACGTATTTCGCTTGTTGCTTCGTGAACGTTCCGGCACTTCTGCTGAATTCCGCGCCGCTGTTGCCAGAGAAATTCAGCACTTCTCCGCTGAATTAGCGGAGTACCTTGTTGTGATGGGGATGCATCGCAGTGAAGCAGAAACTCAAGCACAAGCTTCGGTTACTTTGGTATTTTCTTCCGGTGCAGAGGCGTTAGATCTTAATCGTCAAGAACGAGAAGAACTGGCAATTCGTTTGATACGGCAGTTACGAATGATTGCCAAAGGTGCACATTGGTATCGGAAAGAACGTGAACACAATCTAGTAAAGGATGAAAAAAATGTCGACGCAAAATGA
- the sthA gene encoding Si-specific NAD(P)(+) transhydrogenase encodes MTPNNHFDVIVIGSGPGGEGAAMGLAKAGKNVAIIEKENSVGGGCTHWGTIPSKALRHAVSRFIEFNNNPLFCKNRSSLHASFSDILGHAKSVIDKQTRLRQGFYDRNDCSLIFGSAKFVDANTIAVQDIEGGIEHYSADKFVIATGSRPYRPKDVDFNHPRVYDSDSILSLNHDPRHIIIYGAGVIGCEYASIFRGLGVKTDLINTRDRLLSFLDNEISDALSYHFWNSGIIIRNDETYESVEAKDDGVILNLKSGKKMKADCLLFANGRTGNTDQLNLSAVGIEADARGQLHVNQNYQTGAEHIYAVGDVIGYPSLASAAYDQGRFVAQAIAFGQASSQLIEDIPTGIYTIPEISSVGKTEQELTAAKIPYEVGRSSFKHLARAQIAGKDVGSLKILFHRDTKQILGIHCFGERAAEIIHIGQAIMEQKGKANTIEYFVNTTFNYPTMAEAYRVAALNGLNRLF; translated from the coding sequence ATGACACCCAACAACCATTTTGACGTAATTGTCATCGGCAGTGGCCCTGGAGGCGAAGGTGCCGCTATGGGTCTAGCTAAAGCAGGAAAGAACGTTGCCATAATTGAAAAAGAAAATAGCGTTGGTGGCGGGTGCACACACTGGGGAACAATACCTTCCAAAGCGCTACGTCATGCTGTTAGCCGCTTTATTGAATTCAATAATAATCCCCTATTTTGTAAAAATCGTTCCAGTCTGCACGCTTCCTTTTCCGATATTCTCGGCCATGCAAAAAGTGTTATCGATAAACAGACTCGCCTAAGACAAGGTTTTTATGATCGTAACGACTGTAGTCTAATATTTGGCTCTGCGAAGTTTGTTGATGCAAACACCATTGCAGTTCAAGACATCGAAGGCGGTATTGAACACTATTCTGCAGACAAATTTGTCATCGCAACAGGCTCACGCCCATACCGGCCTAAAGATGTTGATTTCAATCACCCTCGAGTTTACGACAGTGATTCCATTCTTAGCCTTAACCACGACCCACGCCATATCATCATCTATGGCGCAGGCGTTATTGGATGCGAATATGCCTCTATTTTTCGCGGTTTAGGGGTTAAAACAGACCTAATCAACACTAGAGATAGACTACTTTCTTTCTTGGATAACGAAATATCAGATGCACTTTCTTACCACTTCTGGAATAGCGGCATCATTATCCGTAATGATGAAACCTATGAATCAGTGGAAGCCAAAGATGACGGTGTGATCTTGAACTTAAAATCCGGCAAGAAAATGAAAGCAGACTGCCTTTTGTTCGCTAATGGTCGCACTGGTAACACAGATCAGTTAAATCTATCGGCGGTTGGAATTGAAGCCGACGCTAGAGGTCAATTGCACGTAAATCAGAACTATCAAACTGGGGCAGAACACATTTATGCCGTCGGCGATGTGATTGGTTATCCGAGTCTGGCAAGTGCAGCTTATGATCAAGGGCGATTCGTTGCTCAGGCTATTGCCTTTGGCCAAGCATCAAGCCAACTCATTGAAGATATACCCACTGGTATTTACACTATTCCTGAAATTAGTTCCGTTGGCAAAACTGAACAAGAATTAACAGCCGCAAAGATCCCTTATGAAGTAGGTCGTTCATCATTTAAACATCTCGCTCGAGCTCAGATTGCAGGTAAAGATGTCGGTAGCCTAAAAATCCTATTTCATAGAGATACTAAACAGATTTTGGGCATCCACTGTTTTGGTGAGCGTGCGGCAGAAATCATCCATATCGGCCAAGCAATCATGGAACAAAAAGGCAAAGCCAATACCATCGAATATTTCGTTAACACAACGTTCAACTATCCAACGATGGCAGAAGCTTATCGTGTTGCAGCTCTCAATGGTCTAAACCGCTTGTTTTAA
- the trmA gene encoding tRNA (uridine(54)-C5)-methyltransferase TrmA → MATLDVNPNRYSEQLAEKVSRLNEMFTPYNVPELEVFESPNQFYRMRAEFRVWHEGDDLYYIMFNQETREKYRVDQFPAASELINELMPCLVEELKKEDVLRRKLFQVDFLSTLSGEILISLLYHRQLEQDWIDQAKALKETLTKEGYNINLIGRARKMKIVLDRDYVVEKLHVNGQPYIYQQVENSFTQPNGQVAQKMLEWAVDCTQGSKGDLLELYCGNGNFSLALAQNFERVLATELAKPSVDSAQYNIAANKIDNVQIIRMSAEEFTQAMEGKREFRRLKDNGIDLKSYNCNTIFVDPPRAGMDEDTCKMVQGYERIMYISCNPETLKENLDILCETHKITRFALFDQFPYTHHMEAGVFLERK, encoded by the coding sequence ATGGCGACTCTTGATGTCAACCCTAACCGCTACTCTGAACAGTTAGCCGAAAAAGTATCACGTCTAAATGAGATGTTTACTCCGTATAACGTACCCGAGTTAGAAGTATTCGAGTCTCCAAATCAGTTTTATCGTATGCGCGCAGAGTTTCGTGTATGGCACGAAGGCGACGATCTTTACTACATCATGTTCAACCAAGAAACTCGTGAAAAATATCGAGTTGACCAATTCCCAGCAGCAAGCGAATTGATCAACGAGCTTATGCCATGCCTTGTCGAAGAACTAAAGAAAGAAGATGTCTTACGTCGCAAGCTTTTCCAAGTCGACTTTCTCTCAACTCTGAGCGGCGAAATCCTTATTTCGCTACTGTATCACCGTCAATTAGAACAAGACTGGATTGATCAGGCTAAAGCGTTAAAAGAAACGCTGACGAAAGAAGGTTATAACATCAACCTGATTGGTCGTGCCCGAAAAATGAAGATCGTGCTAGACCGCGATTACGTCGTAGAAAAACTGCATGTAAATGGTCAGCCATATATCTATCAACAGGTAGAAAACAGCTTTACGCAACCCAATGGTCAGGTTGCTCAGAAAATGCTGGAATGGGCTGTAGATTGCACTCAAGGCAGCAAAGGCGACCTTCTTGAATTGTACTGTGGTAACGGCAACTTCTCTTTAGCGCTAGCACAGAACTTTGAGCGAGTATTGGCAACTGAACTGGCTAAACCATCGGTTGACTCAGCACAATACAACATCGCCGCAAACAAAATCGACAACGTACAAATCATTCGTATGTCTGCAGAAGAATTTACTCAAGCAATGGAAGGCAAGCGAGAATTCCGTCGCCTAAAAGACAACGGTATCGATCTAAAAAGCTACAACTGCAACACTATTTTTGTCGATCCACCTCGTGCGGGCATGGATGAAGATACTTGCAAAATGGTCCAAGGTTACGAACGTATCATGTACATTTCATGCAACCCTGAAACGTTAAAAGAAAACTTAGATATTTTGTGTGAAACACATAAAATCACACGTTTTGCGCTATTTGATCAGTTCCCATACACCCACCATATGGAAGCTGGTGTGTTCTTAGAACGAAAATAG
- the dinF gene encoding MATE family efflux transporter DinF gives MHKQVFWLAIPMVLSNITVPLLGLIDAAVIGHLEHAWYLGGVALGSTMISVTLWLLGFLRMSTTGLTAQAVGGDDAHQLVRVLVQGLLMSLVLAVGFLLIHRLVAQVIFDWSQASDEVKHYGFEYFTVRAWSAPAALANYVLLGWLLGTQNAKAPMWMVIITNVVNICLDFLFVVAWDWKVEGAALASVISDYVGTVFALCCVIRYWRKKHLPMPSALWQQVSHGLGRFIKLNRDIFLRTLCLQLVFSFMTFRGAAMGDQTVAANAVLMSFLMFISYGMDGFAYAMEAMVGKAIGAKSAEKLKEAMIGTAFWSLVICLCLTCLFGFMGDHLVGLITDIPVVHQRAMIFLPWLVAMPLISMWCFLLDGVFIGATKGKEMRNSMFVAALAFFIAFGATLSWGNHGLWFAMLSFMALRGLTLGVVMTLQWRRQRFLI, from the coding sequence ATGCATAAGCAAGTTTTCTGGCTTGCGATCCCTATGGTGTTATCCAATATTACTGTTCCTTTATTGGGATTAATCGATGCTGCCGTTATTGGTCATTTAGAGCATGCCTGGTATTTGGGCGGAGTAGCTCTGGGTAGCACCATGATCAGTGTTACCTTATGGTTGTTAGGCTTTCTGCGTATGTCGACTACGGGACTCACCGCTCAAGCTGTGGGGGGAGATGATGCCCACCAATTGGTTCGTGTTCTGGTGCAAGGTTTGTTGATGTCTCTGGTGCTAGCTGTAGGTTTTTTGCTTATTCATCGTTTGGTTGCTCAAGTCATTTTTGATTGGAGCCAAGCCAGTGATGAAGTCAAACATTATGGTTTCGAGTATTTCACTGTTCGTGCATGGAGCGCACCAGCCGCGTTAGCTAACTATGTATTACTCGGCTGGTTATTGGGAACCCAAAATGCGAAAGCGCCTATGTGGATGGTCATTATCACTAACGTCGTCAATATTTGCTTAGATTTTTTGTTTGTGGTGGCTTGGGATTGGAAAGTAGAAGGGGCTGCTCTTGCTTCTGTGATCTCTGATTACGTAGGGACTGTGTTTGCTCTGTGTTGTGTGATTCGCTATTGGCGAAAAAAACACCTGCCAATGCCTAGCGCTTTGTGGCAGCAGGTCAGTCATGGGCTAGGGCGTTTTATCAAGTTAAACCGAGACATTTTTCTTCGTACTCTTTGTTTGCAGTTGGTTTTTAGTTTCATGACATTTAGGGGAGCGGCGATGGGTGACCAAACTGTTGCCGCCAATGCCGTGTTAATGAGTTTCCTGATGTTCATCTCCTACGGTATGGATGGGTTTGCCTATGCTATGGAGGCAATGGTGGGGAAAGCCATTGGTGCGAAAAGCGCTGAGAAATTGAAAGAGGCAATGATTGGCACTGCATTTTGGAGTTTAGTGATTTGCCTTTGTTTAACCTGTTTATTTGGCTTTATGGGAGATCATTTAGTTGGGTTGATTACGGATATACCTGTTGTGCATCAACGAGCAATGATCTTCCTTCCTTGGTTGGTAGCGATGCCTTTAATCAGTATGTGGTGTTTCCTTTTGGATGGTGTGTTTATTGGTGCGACGAAGGGAAAGGAGATGCGTAATAGTATGTTTGTTGCGGCTTTGGCTTTCTTTATTGCTTTTGGTGCAACATTGTCATGGGGTAATCATGGTCTGTGGTTTGCCATGCTAAGCTTTATGGCTTTGCGAGGTTTAACTCTTGGAGTGGTAATGACGCTTCAATGGCGTCGGCAACGTTTTTTGATATAA
- a CDS encoding YijD family membrane protein, protein MSTQNDKSNPGSERKTLVLALIAGMCADAILSWLTMNEVSFSIFPLIALVLTLQALYQEYLRHPIAEDVPLVGLACFFVGAFGHSAFIKAQYPESGSNFFSLIILLVLVLWVGKKLGFLSPKDKK, encoded by the coding sequence ATGTCGACGCAAAATGACAAGTCCAATCCAGGTTCGGAGAGAAAAACGTTAGTTCTTGCGCTCATTGCAGGGATGTGTGCAGATGCCATTCTTTCGTGGCTTACGATGAATGAAGTCTCATTTTCAATTTTCCCTCTAATTGCTTTAGTGTTAACTCTGCAGGCGCTGTATCAGGAATACTTACGTCATCCTATTGCTGAGGATGTACCTTTAGTTGGTTTGGCGTGTTTTTTTGTTGGCGCGTTTGGGCATTCGGCTTTCATTAAAGCTCAGTACCCTGAATCCGGGTCAAATTTCTTTTCGCTAATTATTTTATTGGTGTTAGTGCTGTGGGTAGGCAAGAAACTTGGTTTTCTTTCACCCAAGGATAAAAAATAA